In the genome of Desulfatiglans sp., one region contains:
- a CDS encoding DUF362 domain-containing protein, with translation MIFINRREFIYTSMIGIAGISLNVPAFGIKKVGKEKVSLVKTGDRNKGVEKSIGLVEFPSMKGKKVFIKPNFNTSDPAPGSTHNDVLSSLVKEIKKREALKVTVGDRCGPGDTQKVMEAKGIFALARDEGFEVINFEKMNEKEWVIINPPGSHWEGGFLMARPIVESEYTVTTGCIKTHGYGGHFTMSMKLSVGAVHKKHMFPQLHNSPDMRKMIAEINLAYRPELIVLDGVEVFTDGGPMEGQRKKADVIIAGTDRVAIDAVGLAILKEQGSNPQIMGKKIFEQDQMKQAVEIGLGVSGPEEIEIVTDDPASKAYANRITDILMKG, from the coding sequence ATGATATTTATAAACAGACGGGAGTTTATTTACACCTCAATGATCGGGATTGCTGGTATTTCCCTGAATGTGCCTGCCTTTGGAATAAAAAAAGTAGGCAAGGAGAAAGTATCGCTTGTTAAAACCGGTGATCGTAATAAAGGTGTGGAGAAGTCAATTGGGTTAGTCGAATTTCCATCCATGAAGGGCAAAAAGGTATTTATTAAACCAAATTTTAATACATCTGACCCTGCACCCGGTTCCACCCACAATGATGTTTTGTCTTCACTTGTTAAGGAGATAAAGAAAAGAGAGGCCTTAAAGGTAACAGTTGGCGACAGGTGCGGCCCTGGCGACACACAGAAGGTTATGGAGGCAAAGGGGATATTTGCCCTTGCCAGGGACGAGGGTTTTGAAGTCATTAATTTTGAAAAGATGAATGAAAAGGAGTGGGTTATTATTAATCCTCCGGGTTCTCACTGGGAGGGTGGTTTTTTAATGGCCCGTCCCATTGTTGAATCTGAATATACAGTCACAACAGGCTGTATAAAAACTCATGGTTATGGCGGCCATTTTACCATGTCCATGAAACTCTCTGTAGGCGCTGTCCACAAAAAACATATGTTTCCGCAACTGCATAACTCACCTGATATGCGCAAGATGATAGCTGAAATAAATCTCGCATACAGGCCGGAGCTTATTGTTCTTGATGGTGTTGAGGTATTTACAGACGGCGGCCCAATGGAGGGGCAAAGAAAAAAGGCAGATGTAATAATTGCAGGAACAGACAGGGTTGCAATTGATGCTGTTGGCCTTGCAATCTTAAAGGAGCAGGGTTCCAACCCGCAGATTATGGGGAAAAAGATATTTGAACAGGATCAGATGAAGCAGGCAGTGGAAATTGGGTTAGGGGTTTCAGGCCCTGAAGAGATAGAGATCGTGACAGATGATCCAGCCAGCAAGGCATATGCGAACAGGATAACTGACATATTAATGAAAGGTTAA